One part of the Chryseobacterium mulctrae genome encodes these proteins:
- a CDS encoding DUF4450 domain-containing protein: MRRKTIFAGLIVLSAFLHSFAQSKHWQNKERELHYKEDKGDFLLVNGKYRFNRALYGDNRASRVEAGDLPEFALYLPGMGGNLQFVIQKENSIKKLINAEKIETRYRPGSMLYEIKDPILGNGTLKLSVLAQAKEEGLVLKMETANVNSSTKIYAIYGGASGTTFSRNGDIGADPESGFYLLPEYCLNNQFQALKNQFQLNYLNKKKEAQMVNGNFSNVPFLQMTDAKTLENLSAFTQNKIDKSPIIYATYSSQKQPIYIQVSKGKSAKSFSDEELKNIFNEAEKARLNLTNRIQFKTPDADLNNFGANLAVAADGIWESPTFLHGAVAWRMRLNAWRGAYTADALSWHDRAKEHFESYANSQVLKPNSAPVEMDTLLHLARSAEKMGTSVFSSGYISRNPNDNSKPHHYDMNLVFFDQMFSHFNYTGDKEFLKKMWPTMVRHMDWEKRNFKRGDLYDAYAAIWASDALQYSGGKVTHTSAYNYRANREMAKLAKIVGENPQPYEQEADAILKAMKNELWIKNKGYFSEYKDALGNQIVHDKPGIWSIYHVSDAFILNEFEDYQNLQYINNHTPKIPITVKGADNKDYFTLATTNWQPYDWSINNVALAENLQTALAYWQAGRNEDAYQLWKGNLVESMYYGISPGNFEQLSHYDAFRGELYRDFADPIGVASRTLAEGLFGVYPNLLENKISIKPGFPKDWNSAELKLPDWDYQFKRNSKKTEYFFNSKYQNPVSLEMQIPVNYSNIKSVKVNGKNVDWKIKPNSILQPIIQFETPKGKDFKIEINYSGEEIKNEQTNFTNYISENLQLNFDSKKKIKQVYDPQGLIKNSPPLEGWIRPKGEDGVVKNQFSLVQEERKGTFFVQVQENGITWWQPVNVDIHFPLETKWANKKLQIQSKSSNPVNGKLVVNGLNKTFSIQKNQNTSIEIPENYLSKGTNSIELDYNGIKQNIEITDWDIENQGQFNNISLASKYNEKVTEIFNQKYLSPRLEVPTLQLPWQGIGNWCYPLITAQIDDSGLMKKRKNGKVDFFGIPFLIDKTDKNIAFASQWDNFPESIEIPLSGKGKKIYFLMAGSTNPMQSQIVNGKIAVQYVDGSTSELELKNPTNWWPIEQDLFDDNFAFEIPDDKIPYRVKLKTGELYKGGTLSKYSSIKGFTDRQVDGGAATILDLPIDPNKELKSIKLTAVSNDVVIGMMSMTVLR; this comes from the coding sequence ATGCGCAGAAAAACCATTTTCGCCGGACTGATTGTTTTATCAGCATTTTTACATTCTTTTGCTCAGTCAAAACATTGGCAGAATAAAGAGCGTGAACTGCATTATAAAGAAGACAAAGGCGATTTTTTATTAGTCAATGGAAAATACCGTTTCAACCGAGCTTTGTACGGAGACAACCGTGCTTCGAGAGTTGAAGCGGGAGATTTGCCGGAATTTGCACTCTATCTTCCCGGAATGGGCGGAAATCTTCAATTCGTTATTCAGAAAGAAAATTCAATTAAGAAATTAATTAACGCAGAAAAGATTGAAACCCGTTATCGTCCGGGTTCGATGTTGTATGAAATTAAAGACCCGATTCTTGGAAACGGAACTTTGAAATTATCGGTTTTAGCTCAGGCTAAAGAAGAAGGTTTGGTTTTAAAAATGGAAACTGCAAATGTAAATTCTTCCACAAAAATCTATGCAATTTATGGCGGAGCAAGCGGAACAACTTTCAGCAGGAACGGCGACATCGGTGCAGATCCTGAATCCGGATTTTATCTGTTGCCTGAATATTGTCTGAACAATCAGTTTCAGGCATTAAAGAATCAGTTTCAGTTGAATTATTTAAATAAGAAAAAAGAAGCTCAAATGGTAAATGGGAACTTTTCGAATGTTCCTTTTTTGCAGATGACTGACGCAAAAACATTAGAAAACCTTTCCGCTTTTACTCAAAATAAAATAGATAAATCACCGATTATTTACGCTACTTATTCTTCGCAAAAACAACCGATTTATATACAGGTTTCGAAAGGAAAATCAGCTAAAAGCTTTTCGGATGAAGAGTTGAAAAATATATTTAATGAAGCTGAAAAAGCTCGTTTAAATTTAACCAACAGAATTCAGTTCAAAACTCCGGATGCAGATTTAAATAATTTCGGAGCTAATTTAGCCGTTGCCGCAGACGGAATTTGGGAAAGTCCGACTTTCCTTCACGGTGCCGTTGCTTGGAGAATGCGACTGAATGCTTGGAGAGGAGCTTACACAGCTGATGCGTTGAGTTGGCACGACCGAGCGAAAGAACATTTTGAAAGTTACGCCAATTCACAGGTTTTAAAACCCAATTCTGCACCTGTAGAAATGGATACTTTACTACATTTGGCAAGAAGTGCGGAAAAAATGGGAACTTCCGTTTTTTCAAGCGGATATATTTCCAGAAACCCGAACGACAATTCAAAACCGCATCATTACGATATGAATCTGGTGTTTTTTGACCAGATGTTTTCGCATTTCAATTACACAGGAGACAAAGAATTTCTAAAAAAAATGTGGCCGACGATGGTTCGCCATATGGATTGGGAAAAAAGAAATTTCAAACGTGGCGATTTATACGATGCGTATGCTGCGATTTGGGCGAGTGATGCGCTTCAATATTCGGGTGGAAAAGTGACGCACACTTCGGCGTATAATTACAGAGCCAACCGTGAAATGGCTAAACTTGCAAAAATTGTTGGTGAAAATCCGCAACCTTACGAACAGGAAGCTGATGCGATTTTAAAGGCAATGAAAAATGAACTTTGGATTAAAAATAAAGGATATTTTTCTGAATATAAAGATGCTTTAGGCAATCAAATCGTTCACGACAAACCGGGAATCTGGTCGATTTATCACGTTTCGGATGCGTTTATTTTAAATGAATTTGAGGATTATCAGAACTTACAATACATTAATAATCATACACCGAAAATTCCGATTACGGTAAAAGGTGCGGATAATAAAGACTATTTTACGCTAGCAACTACAAATTGGCAACCTTACGACTGGTCGATCAACAATGTTGCTTTGGCGGAAAATTTACAGACCGCTTTGGCGTATTGGCAAGCCGGAAGAAATGAAGATGCGTACCAACTTTGGAAAGGAAATCTGGTTGAATCGATGTATTACGGCATCAGTCCGGGGAATTTTGAGCAGCTTTCTCATTACGATGCATTTCGTGGAGAATTGTACAGAGATTTTGCAGACCCGATTGGTGTGGCTTCAAGAACTTTGGCGGAAGGTCTTTTTGGAGTTTATCCAAATTTATTGGAAAATAAAATTTCCATAAAACCAGGCTTTCCGAAAGACTGGAATTCCGCAGAATTAAAACTTCCGGATTGGGATTATCAGTTTAAAAGAAATTCAAAGAAAACGGAATATTTTTTCAACTCAAAGTATCAAAATCCTGTTTCGTTGGAAATGCAGATTCCTGTGAATTATTCCAACATCAAATCGGTAAAAGTAAATGGTAAAAATGTGGATTGGAAAATTAAACCCAATTCTATTTTACAACCGATTATTCAGTTTGAAACTCCGAAAGGAAAAGATTTTAAAATTGAAATCAATTATTCCGGAGAAGAAATTAAAAACGAACAAACTAATTTCACTAATTATATTTCTGAAAACCTTCAATTAAATTTTGATTCAAAAAAGAAAATAAAACAAGTTTACGACCCACAAGGACTGATTAAAAATTCCCCTCCTCTGGAGGGGTGGATTCGACCAAAGGGAGAAGACGGGGTGGTTAAGAATCAATTTAGTTTAGTACAAGAAGAAAGAAAAGGAACTTTTTTCGTGCAAGTCCAAGAAAACGGAATCACTTGGTGGCAACCTGTAAATGTTGACATTCACTTTCCTTTGGAAACAAAATGGGCAAATAAAAAACTGCAGATTCAATCTAAATCATCCAATCCAGTTAATGGAAAATTGGTTGTTAATGGTTTAAACAAAACTTTTAGTATTCAGAAAAACCAAAATACATCGATTGAAATTCCTGAAAATTATTTAAGTAAAGGAACAAATTCTATCGAGCTTGATTATAATGGAATTAAACAAAATATTGAAATCACAGATTGGGACATTGAAAATCAAGGGCAGTTCAACAATATTTCATTAGCCTCAAAATACAATGAAAAAGTAACTGAAATTTTCAACCAGAAATATCTTTCGCCAAGATTAGAAGTTCCTACTTTACAGCTTCCGTGGCAGGGAATTGGAAACTGGTGTTATCCCTTAATTACAGCTCAAATTGATGACAGTGGATTAATGAAAAAAAGAAAAAATGGCAAAGTTGATTTTTTTGGAATTCCATTTTTAATTGATAAAACAGATAAAAATATAGCTTTTGCGAGTCAGTGGGACAACTTTCCAGAATCTATTGAAATTCCTTTAAGTGGAAAAGGAAAGAAAATCTATTTCCTGATGGCGGGTTCTACGAATCCGATGCAGTCGCAGATTGTGAACGGAAAAATTGCAGTTCAATACGTTGATGGTTCGACATCAGAATTAGAGCTAAAAAACCCAACGAACTGGTGGCCGATCGAGCAGGATTTGTTTGATGATAATTTTGCTTTTGAAATTCCTGATGATAAAATTCCTTATCGGGTAAAACTGAAAACAGGAGAATTATACAAAGGTGGAACTTTGAGTAAATATTCAAGCATTAAAGGATTTACAGACCGTCAAGTTGATGGAGGAGCTGCAACTATTTTAGATTTGCCTATTGATCCGAATAAAGAATTAAAATCGATAAAATTAACCGCAGTGAGCAATGATGTAGTGATTGGAATGATGAGTATGACTGTTTTGAGATAA
- a CDS encoding GntR family transcriptional regulator, with the protein MSETLEININENSRVPKYKQIVDSILNGIDGGQIKIGEKIPSINELSESCFLSRDTVEKAYKELRKRQIIESVKGKGYYISRINKNDIINIFFLINKPSTYKMMIYNYFVNAIGTKGNVEMYIYHCDETLFINALQKNLGGFDYYVIMPHFRDEQSKHTSSTQGAIEMIEKIPKNKLLMLDNTKPNISGEYGSIFQDFEHDIYNALKEGLEKIKKYEKIILVYPNKSIHPYPFRIVRGFEKFCEDFKLDYEILDEIYPDMELQDKDIFITIRERDLVNLVKQIRQKNLELGKDIGIISYNETPLKELLGITVITTDFKAMAESAAYMVLKNKKEQVNNVFKYIERDSL; encoded by the coding sequence ATGTCTGAAACACTAGAAATTAACATTAATGAAAACTCAAGAGTTCCCAAATACAAGCAGATTGTAGACTCTATTCTGAACGGAATTGATGGCGGACAAATCAAAATTGGAGAAAAAATACCTTCTATCAATGAGCTTAGTGAATCTTGTTTTCTGTCGAGAGATACTGTAGAAAAAGCCTACAAAGAGCTTCGTAAAAGGCAAATTATTGAGTCGGTAAAAGGTAAAGGATATTACATTTCGCGTATCAATAAAAATGATATTATTAATATTTTCTTTCTGATCAACAAACCGAGTACTTATAAAATGATGATCTATAATTATTTCGTCAATGCAATCGGTACCAAAGGCAATGTTGAGATGTATATTTATCATTGTGACGAAACGCTTTTCATCAATGCTTTACAAAAAAATCTCGGTGGATTTGATTATTATGTAATTATGCCCCATTTTCGTGATGAGCAGTCGAAACACACCAGTTCTACGCAAGGCGCAATCGAAATGATTGAAAAAATCCCAAAGAATAAATTGTTGATGCTTGATAATACGAAACCTAATATTTCAGGAGAATATGGTTCTATTTTTCAGGATTTCGAGCATGATATTTACAACGCTTTAAAGGAAGGTTTAGAGAAAATAAAAAAATACGAGAAAATTATTTTGGTTTATCCGAATAAATCGATTCATCCCTATCCTTTCCGTATTGTACGTGGTTTTGAGAAGTTTTGTGAAGATTTTAAACTGGATTATGAAATTTTGGATGAAATTTATCCCGACATGGAACTTCAGGATAAAGATATATTTATCACCATCAGAGAGCGTGATCTGGTGAATTTGGTAAAACAAATCAGACAAAAAAATCTTGAATTAGGAAAAGACATCGGAATTATTTCCTACAACGAAACCCCTTTGAAAGAGTTGCTTGGAATTACCGTAATCACAACAGACTTTAAAGCAATGGCAGAATCTGCAGCCTATATGGTTCTAAAAAATAAAAAAGAACAAGTGAATAATGTATTTAAATATATTGAAAGGGATTCTTTGTAA
- a CDS encoding nuclear transport factor 2 family protein yields MIKKLIFAMSFLMAIAVFGQKKDDTQAVTDAAEKLRLAMISGEKSALESLIVPELTYGHSGGHIDDAKEFVEKLVSKKSDFLTIDITDQNVSIVGNTAIVRHHFYATTADLGKAPGDVTLDILLVWTKVKKDWKLLARQAVKSEKKK; encoded by the coding sequence ATGATTAAGAAATTAATTTTTGCCATGAGTTTTCTGATGGCAATTGCTGTTTTCGGGCAGAAAAAAGATGATACTCAAGCCGTAACAGATGCAGCAGAAAAACTCAGACTGGCTATGATAAGTGGTGAAAAATCAGCGTTGGAATCATTGATTGTACCGGAATTGACTTACGGACATTCAGGAGGTCATATCGATGATGCCAAAGAGTTTGTTGAAAAATTGGTCAGTAAAAAATCAGATTTTTTAACCATTGATATTACTGATCAAAACGTCAGTATCGTTGGCAATACAGCAATTGTTCGTCATCATTTTTATGCTACAACTGCTGATCTTGGAAAAGCTCCGGGAGATGTGACTTTGGATATTTTACTGGTTTGGACAAAAGTTAAAAAAGACTGGAAATTGCTGGCGAGACAGGCTGTGAAATCGGAGAAGAAGAAATAA